The following DNA comes from Deltaproteobacteria bacterium.
CCCCGTTGGCCCCCCGGACGTCACCCTCGCGAAATTCCTCCGCCGGCGACTCTTCCGACCCCCAGCACCCGTCCGCCTTCGCGACGCGGCGTAGCCGCCGTCGCGCGAACCCGGCACTGTCGAGTAAGGTACAAATCCCGTCGGGGACGCTCCTCGCGCCGCGTACCTACGCGGCCGAACCGTCAACCCCGCGCCGATGACCGGTGGATTCCCCTGACCGTGCGTACCATCGAGGTGGACGTGGCCGTTGCCTGACCTTCCCGTCGTCTCCGGTCGAGACGCACGCCGCGCCTTCGAGCGCCTGGGATGGACTTCCCGCCGCCAGACGGCCGCTCGGATCTATGGTGTCATGGGAGGAAGTCGGGGCTTTGCTTCAGTCCCGCGTCGGTTGCGGGCTGCGGCTCGAGATCCACGAGCCTGGGCGTGCGTGCCCCGATGCCAGGCACGCGCCGCTGCTTCCGCGGCAGGTAGAGCGCCGACAGGAAAGCCGAGCGGCGGATGACGACTCCGAGGGCTGCCGCGAGGGGCACGGACCAGACGTAGGCCGTCGTCGCGATGCCGAGTCCGGCGCGAGATGACATCAGCGTGGACAGCAGATGACGGCACTGCGTTTCCAGGAACGTGTGGAACAGCAGGACGAAGAGACTGTTGAAGCCGAGGAACGCGAACGCCGCGCCGAGCCTTCGCGTTGCGCTCAGGGCATGCGCTGCGGAGAGGGCGAGGTAGATGCCCGCCAGGGAGCATGCCGCCGTCGCGATCGGCTGTTCGACGACGCGTTGATTGAGGTCCAGGTGGAGATCCGTGGCGGCGTCCAGCGCCGCGAAGATCACAAGGAGCGCCACCGCGAGCGCGGGGTTCGGCCGGAAGCGCTGGACGCGCTCGCGGAGGGCGAAGCCCAGGAGGAAATACGCGGCGCTGATCGAGAGGACGTCCGCGCTGAACGGGAGGCCGGAGAGGGGCGCGTGCATGTCCCCGATCACGATCGGCAGGTCCCGGAAGAGGTGGAGGTACGAAAGGCCGGTGAGGGCGCCCGCGGCGAGCAGCGCTGCGCTTACCCACGCGGGAAGGCGCGCCGCGGTCGCGATCCGCACGAGCCCCCAGGCGTAGGGAAAGACGAGCCAGAGGTGCGCCAGGTACCAGAGCGGCGCCCACGGCATGTCGATCGACGTGCCGACGCCGTACAGCATCCGCGGAATCTCCGCGAAGGGGTCGGCACCCGCTACGAGGACGCGCGCGAGGACCACGAGTGCGAGGGTGACGAGATAAGGCTTCAGGAGCGAGTCGCTCTTCTCCCGCAGGAGGGTGGCGAACGGTTTCGCGGGGCGGAAGAACACACCCGACAGGAAGAAGAAGAGCGGCATGCGGAGGAGCCCCAGGCTCTGATTCGCCGCCGCGGCCAGCGGGTTGATCACGACGAGATGGCTGTGGCCGAAGGCGACGAGCGTGATGCTCATCCCCTTGGCGACGTCGATGAAGCGCAGGCGCCCGCCGGATGGTGCGGGAGCAGGCACGGAAGCTTCGGCGAGCGGCCGGCGGCTCGTCATGGGCAGCGGCGGGTCTTCCGCTACGCGGGATCTGGCGAGCCCTCTACCGTCCCTCATTCCATCCTCCTCGCCGCCGTCGGTGATTTCCGCGGCGCCGCCGCGCGCTCGCGGCGCGCCTTCCTCGGCGTGCGGGCGCGGTCTACCACGGCCGCACGAGACGGCGAAAGGCGCGACGGCGCTCGGGCCGCCGTGGCGCGACCATGCGGCCCGACGGGTGCGTCCCGTACGTCGCCCGCCATGGCGCCCGGCATACCGGCGTGTGGCGGGCGGATTTCGGGTTGGCTACGGACGTCGGGTGGGGTATCGGCGTTGCATGCGTTCCCCCCTCCTGGCGATGCTTGTCGCGGGCATCGCCGTCGCTTCCTCCGCCGCCCACGCCATCGAGCAGATCACGAGCTGCGGCGAGTTCGTGCGCGGCTCCGCGACGCTCGTCGCCGATCTCGACTGCTCGGCCACGGACGATGACGCCGTGAAGCTCCAGGGCCGTCTCCATCTCGCCGGCTTCACGCTCACCGGCCACCCGGCCCACGCCGTGGTGCGCTGCGAGAAGGGGCCGTGTCGGGTGGAAGGTCCGGGTACGCTCCGGGGCGGCACCGAGGGCGTCCGCAGCGACAAGAACACGCGGCTGATCGGCGTGACCGTCCGCGACAACGCCGGCGCCGGCGTGTACGCGCGCAAGACGGCCCGCCTGGACGACGCCTCGGTCACGAGCAACGGCGGCATCGGCGTGTCCGCCGACAAGATCAACGCGCGCGGCACGAGCTTCGTCGGAAACGGCGACGACGGCGCC
Coding sequences within:
- a CDS encoding acyltransferase family protein; translation: MRDGRGLARSRVAEDPPLPMTSRRPLAEASVPAPAPSGGRLRFIDVAKGMSITLVAFGHSHLVVINPLAAAANQSLGLLRMPLFFFLSGVFFRPAKPFATLLREKSDSLLKPYLVTLALVVLARVLVAGADPFAEIPRMLYGVGTSIDMPWAPLWYLAHLWLVFPYAWGLVRIATAARLPAWVSAALLAAGALTGLSYLHLFRDLPIVIGDMHAPLSGLPFSADVLSISAAYFLLGFALRERVQRFRPNPALAVALLVIFAALDAATDLHLDLNQRVVEQPIATAACSLAGIYLALSAAHALSATRRLGAAFAFLGFNSLFVLLFHTFLETQCRHLLSTLMSSRAGLGIATTAYVWSVPLAAALGVVIRRSAFLSALYLPRKQRRVPGIGARTPRLVDLEPQPATDAGLKQSPDFLP